A genomic segment from Streptomyces sp. NBC_01233 encodes:
- a CDS encoding type II toxin-antitoxin system RelE/ParE family toxin: MASHPRRARIVFSESAAKQLEDLTAEGAIHALDRALVAISVNPEIGEPIPADGTGPELRQYADEIEDVRVLYFVAALRTVVVVAYIET; this comes from the coding sequence ATGGCCTCGCACCCGCGGCGCGCCAGGATCGTGTTCAGCGAATCCGCCGCCAAACAGCTCGAAGACCTCACCGCCGAGGGCGCAATCCACGCTCTGGACCGCGCCCTTGTCGCCATCTCCGTGAACCCGGAGATCGGCGAGCCCATCCCTGCCGACGGCACCGGTCCCGAGCTGCGCCAGTACGCCGACGAGATCGAGGACGTCCGCGTCCTGTACTTCGTCGCCGCACTGCGCACCGTC